In the Wyeomyia smithii strain HCP4-BCI-WySm-NY-G18 chromosome 2, ASM2978416v1, whole genome shotgun sequence genome, one interval contains:
- the LOC129722926 gene encoding somatostatin receptor type 5-like, which produces MDLTMNWDGKFVHFITDEEMLTMNVSIYDYPREIWYIIPLWEIMIKTVTFIPVITFGIFGNSALLCIICTLRPLRTPTNILIANLAVVDLATLVVCPTMFMLHDFYQNYVMGATGCKLEGFLEGSLLITSVLCLCAISYDRLTAIVLPKKSRLNIRGVSVLIFCTWFGGFLLALPLTIFRQYKERQWNNFLETFCAENTSFLPRYWHVLIGALVWFPLTVMICCYSIIFLKLDRYERRVLSREHPISVSYKKKVAKSLFIVLVVFIMLRIPFTTLVFIRYNRYVSESTDQIGQDFLILWYVSHYMMFLNAAINPVIYGLTNDNFRKAYNKTKVWRCFWDNKHLNRVEPKREPAVKVIGNLQPRGPCGNDKLDDLSGWVVQPKYCPFTAASRETKSSQLKPTTGDNDRSPYYINNFSYFGEFPCKINTLQSTGYI; this is translated from the exons ATGGACCTGACAATGAATTGGGATGGCAAATTTGTACATTTTATAACGGATGAAGAAATGCTAACG ATGAACGTGAGCATTTATGACTACCCCCGGGAAATATGGTACATCATTCCGTTGTGGGAGATAATGATCAAAACAGTCACCTTCATTCCCGTTATCACGTTCGGGATATTCGGTAACAGTGCTCTGCTCTGCATTATCTGCACTCTGCGGCCGCTGCGAACCCcgacaaatattttgattgCTAATCTTGCCGTGGTAGATCTGGCCACTCTTGTAGTGTGTCCCACTATGTTTATGCTGCATGACTTCTATCAGAACTATGTGATGGGAGCGACTGGCTGTAAGTTGGAGGGATTTTTGGAAG GATCATTACTTATCACATCGGTTTTGTGCCTGTGCGCTATAAGCTACGACCGTTTGACGGCCATTGTACTTCCCAAAAAATCTCGTTTAAATATTCGTGGAGTTTCGGTGTTGATTTTTTGTACTTGGTTTGGAGGCTTTTTGCTAGCTTTACCCTTGACTATTTTTAGACAGTACAAAGAACGCCAGTGGAATAACTTTCTTGAGACATTTTGTGCAGAAAATACTAGCTTTCTTCCCCGGTACTGGCACGTGCTTATCGGTGCCCTTGTGTGGTTTCCGTTGACCGTTATGATTTGCTGTTACAGTATAATTTTTCTGAAACTTGATCGCTACGAACGTAGAGTTTTGAGCCGGGAACATCCCATTTCTGTGAGCTACAAGAAGAAGGTGGCTAAATCTTTGTTTATCGTATTGGTGGTTTTCATTATGCTAAGAATCCCTTTTACAACATTGGTGTTTATTCGATACAACCGGTACGTTAGCGAAAGTACCGATCAAATTGGGCAGGATTTTTTGATCCTTTGGTATGTGTCACACTACATGATGTTCTTGAATGCAGCGATCAATCCTGTAATATATGGGTTAACTAATGATAACTTCCGAAAAGCTTACAATAAAACCAAGGTCTGGCGTTGCTTCTGGGATAATAAGCACTTAAACAGG GTTGAACCAAAACGGGAGCCCGCTGTTAAGGTCATAGGTAATCTGCAGCCTCGCGGACCTTGTGGAAATGATAAGCTGGATGATCTGTCTGGCTGGGTAGTTCAACCAAAATACTGCCCGTTTACTGCTGCTTCCCGGGAGACTAAATCATCACAGTTAAAACCTACCACAGGAGACAACGACCGAAGTCCTTACTATATAAATAATTTCTCATACTTTGGAGAATTTCCATGTAAAATCAACACGCTTCAGTCAACAGGATATATTTAA
- the LOC129722927 gene encoding retinol-binding protein pinta-like yields MANIRPLSDALSKKAIAELNERPERIQEDLNAFRQWIAKTAYMRSRIDDQFLIAFLRGCKYSLERAKEKLDMFYTVRTMSPELIRGRDPEDPKTLEIIRLGVGLALPNTESPDSPRVILIRPAMYDPAKYTIEDVIRVSTMANDLMMVEDDNFVIAGQIGILDLANVTMAHFLQFSPSFVKKMTMMSQEASPLRQKGFHYINTPSGFELVFNMFKNFMSEKNKSRLYVHGHDLESLYEHVPKRLLPAEYGGEAGPIQDIINRAEKKFLANREYFLEEDQYGTDERKRPGRPKDAESLFGVDGSFRQLQVD; encoded by the exons ATGGCGAACATCAGACCCCTTTCGGACGCGTTGAGCAAAAAGGCCATAGCGGAACTGAATGAACGGCCGGAACGCATCCAAGAGGATCTGAACGCGTTTCGCCAATGGATCGCCAAGACCGCTTACATGCGGTCGCGGATTGACGACCAGTTCCTTATCGCCTTTCTGAGAGGTTGTAAGTACAGTTTGGAACGAGCGAAAGAAAAGTTGGATATGTTCTATACCGTGCGGACAATGTCGCCTGAGTTGATTCGTGGCCGTGATCCCGAGGATCCAAAAACGCTAGAGATTATACGGCTTGGCGTGGGTCTTGCGCTACCGAATACGGAATCGCCCGATTCTCCCCGGGTGATACTGATTCGACCCGCAATGTATGATCCGGCGAAGTACACTATAGAAGATGTTATACGAGTAAGCACCATGGCAAACGATTTGATGATGGTAGAGGatgacaattttgtgattgcGGGACAG ATCGGTATCCTGGACCTTGCCAACGTCACAATGGCTCATTTTTTGCAATTCTCGCCTAGTTTCGtgaagaaaatgacaatgatGAGCCAGGAGGCGTCTCCGTTGCGCCAGAAAGGATTCCACTACATAAACACTCCATCAGGATTTGAATTGGTATTCAACATGTTTAAAAACTTCAtgagtgaaaaaaataaatctcgG CTTTACGTTCACGGACATGATTTAGAGTCACTCTATGAACACGTCCCCAAGCGACTGCTACCAGCAGAATACGGTGGAGAGGCAGGACCTATTCAGGACATCATAAACCGTGCCGAGAAAAAATTCCTTGCCAATCGAGAGTACTTTCTGGAAGAGGATCAGTACGGAACGGACGAGCGGAAGCGACCTGGCCGGCCAAAGGACGCCGAGTCTTTGTTTGGTGTTGATGGATCTTTTCGGCAATTACAAGTGGACTAA
- the LOC129721838 gene encoding alpha-tocopherol transfer protein-like produces the protein MPNIRPLCPELAKKAREELNEIPERIDEDLAALRAWLAKSPHIKARDEDQFLLTFLRGGKHSLERAKEKLDMYYTVRTALPELMKNRDPFDEKMAELLRQGSCLPLPLTETTDGPRILLFRPGVTDPSKFTIQEVFRCNSMIMDIMLKEDDNLGIAGQLAIGDLAGMTMGHLGQFSPTLMKKVSLLNQEASPLRMKGAHHLNAPPGFETIFNIFKGFMNEKNRSRIFVHGSNFEALYDYVPRRLLPQEYGGEAGPIQPIINEWVKKVESYRDYFKEEEQYGTDERKRPGRPKHADSLFGIEGSFRMLNVD, from the exons ATGCCCAATATTCGGCCACTATGTCCTGAACTGGCTAAAAAAGCGAGAGAGGAACTGAACGAAATTCCTGAGCGAATCGATGAGGACTTGGCTGCTCTTAGAGCATGGCTAGCGAAAAGTCCCCACATCAAGGCACGCGATGAAGATCAATTTCTGCTGACATTCTTGCGAGGAGGAAAGCATAGTCTCGAACGGGCGAAGGAAAAACTCGACATGTACTATACCGTGCGGACGGCTCTTCCAGAGTTGATGAAAAATCGTGACCCATTCGATGAGAAAATGGCAGAGCTGTTGAGGCAAGGATCGTGTCTGCCTCTGCCCTTAACAGAAACAACGGATGGGCCAAGAATTTTACTCTTCAGACCCGGTGTGACAGATCCTTCCAAATTTACTATACAGGAGGTCTTCAGATGCAATTCGATGATAATGGACATAATGTTAAAGGAGGATGACAACCTCGGCATTGCAGGGCAATTGGCGATTGGCGATTTGGCAGGTATGACAATGGGACATCTAGGGCAGTTTAGTCCGACTTTAATGAAGAAGGTATCACTTTTGAATCAAGAGGCATCGCCTCTTCGTATGAAGGGTGCACATCATCTTAATGCACCGCCAGGATTTGAgacaattttcaacatattCAAAGGATTTATGAACGAAAAAAATCGATCTCGG ATATTTGTACACGGAAGCAACTTCGAAGCGCTTTACGATTATGTTCCTAGACGTCTTCTGCCGCAAGAATATGGTGGAGAAGCTGGACCGATTCAACCGATTATTAACGAATGGGTCAAGAAGGTCGAAAGCTACCGGGATTATTTCAAAGAGGAGGAACAGTACGGCACGGATGAACGGAAGCGACCGGGAAGACCGAAGCATGCCGATAGCCTTTTTGGAATTGAAGGATCCTTTCGAATGTTGAATGTGGATTGA